In a single window of the Streptomyces sp. HUAS ZL42 genome:
- a CDS encoding SAV_2336 N-terminal domain-related protein encodes MRGMRLDELIGRLRRGGLDLTAEQVADAIWLARRLGDALPRDAPGRPGSVPSTEPAAGTDQLPGTPADQRTSDGRQSGDREAPSAAVPLHASAAGAPGAAALDGARSGSFPVRAPAATALPGLLGLEKALRALGRYRVAASTPQDEQIDEEATAEHAAASGLLLPVARYGPRHRCDVQLLMDTGPAMAVWAQMVEELRQACQQSGAFASVRVHHLYSDGSGAPLVGTTAGPGRHTRLRSADELHDPTGRRLTLVISDCVGPLWQNGTAQRLLHQWPRTSPLAVVQPLPPRLWRRTALPAEPGLLVRPAELGGHVTFRPDEEPWDEPAADARPVPVLQPSPEAFEAWARLLAGTGPTSERAWAAWTTRGTAPLPAAHTPRSDEELLRAFRAGASPGALRLAVYLAAAPLTLPVMQLVQRAMLPDTGPMELAEVLLGGLLRQLPGSEDQPCFTYPGRLQDLLLGSLDQDTAGLVLKHCSAYVERHFGKGTRNFAALAAARLADRDPAAGGGPVLDGDGPRDAEGGVEAELFARIPARVLRFYLPDLVTPEPLAEGERLLGQWQTLADPEVLHRAREQAEAAVSTPAPTEDDGIRAHLLLGRVLHAESGTAAARAAGRRTELLRAAVEELAVAHRGAPEDSAERAEAALELAACRHELWRLTREAEQLSAALEVLAEDADPWAGMARRTRAADDPTDPLDPRDVTAHRSRLLRRGRLLLDLDRPGQAVPELSEACALLDAGHAPDVVRSPALLDLARALRGSGAEDAETRDALLRAERAAGDDPALRLPCLAARAAYHDAVGEAREADEAYETAVMLAPPDSPRRCELLTAWGESLLRRASAGDGTGLVDRAENVLREALKSLPARSSQRGRLQGLVGSALAQRFRHLGFLPDLFESRHLLGQAVRAAADAAVRAEAWLQLGRVRLEGWYRAGAPVLVEALQAYENAEREARAAHGTDPGSVTAARARHGCGAVLVLMGRPGAGRAAYRAARDQWQRLVGALREVEWGDVELTRRAEEESAEAPRPQDATRGMPEEEWLRVAPPWYPWAQEWTNRTELDRS; translated from the coding sequence ATGCGTGGGATGCGTCTGGACGAGCTGATCGGCAGGCTGCGCCGCGGCGGCCTGGACCTCACCGCCGAGCAGGTGGCGGACGCGATCTGGCTGGCCCGGCGACTCGGCGACGCGCTACCCCGTGACGCACCCGGCCGGCCCGGATCCGTCCCGTCCACCGAGCCCGCCGCCGGGACGGACCAGTTACCGGGCACCCCGGCCGACCAGCGCACGTCCGACGGGCGGCAGTCCGGCGACCGGGAGGCGCCCTCAGCCGCCGTACCCCTGCACGCCTCGGCGGCCGGCGCCCCCGGCGCGGCGGCCCTCGACGGCGCCCGCTCCGGCTCCTTCCCGGTGCGCGCCCCCGCCGCCACCGCTCTGCCGGGCCTGCTCGGCCTGGAGAAGGCGTTACGGGCGCTGGGCCGCTACCGGGTCGCCGCCAGCACCCCCCAGGACGAGCAGATCGACGAGGAAGCCACCGCCGAACACGCCGCGGCGAGCGGACTCCTCCTTCCCGTCGCACGTTACGGTCCCCGCCACCGCTGCGACGTCCAGCTGCTGATGGACACCGGCCCCGCCATGGCCGTATGGGCGCAGATGGTCGAGGAACTGCGGCAGGCCTGCCAGCAGTCGGGCGCCTTCGCCTCCGTACGCGTCCACCACCTGTACTCCGACGGCTCCGGCGCGCCCCTCGTCGGTACGACCGCCGGACCCGGCCGGCACACCCGGCTGCGCTCCGCCGACGAACTGCACGATCCGACCGGCCGCCGTCTCACCCTCGTGATCAGCGACTGCGTGGGACCCCTGTGGCAGAACGGCACCGCACAGCGGCTCCTGCACCAGTGGCCGCGCACCTCGCCGCTGGCCGTGGTCCAGCCGTTGCCGCCCCGACTGTGGCGTCGCACCGCCCTGCCCGCCGAACCCGGCCTGCTCGTGCGGCCGGCGGAACTCGGCGGCCATGTGACCTTTCGGCCCGACGAGGAGCCCTGGGACGAACCGGCCGCCGACGCCCGGCCCGTGCCGGTGCTCCAGCCGAGCCCCGAGGCCTTCGAGGCATGGGCGCGTCTGCTGGCCGGCACCGGACCCACCAGCGAACGGGCCTGGGCGGCCTGGACCACTCGCGGCACCGCACCGCTGCCCGCCGCGCACACCCCGCGCAGTGACGAAGAACTCCTGCGCGCCTTCCGGGCCGGCGCCTCGCCCGGCGCGCTCCGCCTCGCCGTGTACCTCGCCGCCGCACCGCTGACCCTGCCGGTCATGCAGCTCGTCCAGCGGGCCATGCTCCCGGACACCGGCCCCATGGAACTGGCCGAAGTGCTCCTGGGCGGGCTGCTCAGACAGCTCCCCGGCAGCGAGGACCAGCCCTGCTTCACCTACCCCGGCCGGTTGCAGGACCTGCTCCTCGGTTCCCTCGACCAGGACACGGCGGGACTGGTCCTCAAGCACTGCTCCGCCTACGTCGAACGCCACTTCGGCAAGGGAACCCGCAACTTCGCCGCGCTCGCCGCCGCCCGCCTCGCCGACCGCGACCCGGCCGCGGGCGGCGGACCGGTCCTCGACGGCGACGGGCCGCGGGACGCCGAAGGCGGCGTCGAAGCCGAACTGTTCGCCCGTATCCCCGCCCGTGTCCTGCGCTTCTACCTGCCCGACCTGGTGACTCCGGAGCCTCTCGCGGAGGGCGAGCGACTCCTCGGCCAGTGGCAGACGCTGGCCGACCCCGAGGTGCTGCACCGGGCGCGGGAACAGGCCGAGGCCGCGGTCAGTACTCCGGCACCGACCGAGGACGACGGCATACGGGCCCACCTCCTGCTGGGCCGGGTCCTGCACGCCGAGTCCGGCACGGCGGCGGCACGCGCCGCGGGCCGTCGTACGGAGCTGCTGCGCGCCGCCGTGGAGGAACTCGCGGTGGCGCATCGAGGGGCGCCCGAGGACAGCGCGGAGCGGGCCGAGGCGGCACTCGAACTCGCCGCCTGCCGCCATGAGTTGTGGCGCCTGACCAGGGAGGCCGAGCAGCTGTCGGCCGCGCTCGAGGTGCTGGCGGAGGACGCGGACCCGTGGGCCGGCATGGCCCGGCGGACCCGGGCGGCGGACGACCCCACCGACCCTCTCGACCCCCGGGACGTCACGGCCCACCGCTCCCGCCTCCTGCGCCGCGGCCGTCTGCTGCTGGACCTCGACCGCCCCGGCCAAGCTGTGCCCGAACTGAGTGAGGCGTGTGCCCTGTTGGACGCCGGGCACGCACCCGACGTGGTACGCAGTCCGGCCCTGCTCGACCTGGCCCGCGCGCTGCGCGGCTCCGGCGCCGAGGACGCCGAGACGCGCGACGCCCTCCTGCGGGCGGAACGGGCGGCCGGTGACGATCCGGCGCTGCGGCTGCCCTGCCTGGCCGCCCGGGCCGCGTACCACGACGCGGTGGGGGAGGCCCGGGAGGCCGACGAGGCGTACGAGACGGCCGTGATGCTCGCGCCGCCCGACAGTCCGCGGCGCTGCGAACTCCTCACCGCCTGGGGCGAGTCACTGCTGCGGCGCGCCTCGGCCGGGGACGGGACGGGGCTCGTCGACCGCGCCGAGAACGTCCTGCGCGAGGCGCTGAAGTCGCTGCCCGCGCGGTCCTCCCAGCGGGGGCGGCTGCAGGGCCTGGTCGGCAGCGCGCTCGCCCAGCGCTTCCGCCATCTGGGCTTCCTGCCGGACCTGTTCGAGAGCCGGCACCTGCTCGGCCAGGCGGTCCGGGCGGCCGCGGACGCGGCAGTGCGGGCCGAGGCGTGGCTGCAGCTGGGGCGGGTGCGGCTGGAGGGCTGGTACCGCGCCGGGGCGCCTGTGCTGGTGGAGGCGCTGCAGGCCTACGAGAACGCCGAACGCGAGGCCCGCGCGGCCCACGGCACCGATCCGGGCTCGGTCACCGCCGCACGGGCACGGCACGGGTGCGGGGCGGTGCTGGTGCTCATGGGGCGGCCCGGGGCTGGGCGGGCCGCCTATCGGGCGGCCCGGGATCAGTGGCAGCGGCTGGTGGGCGCGCTGCGGGAAGTGGAGTGGGGAGATGTGGAGTTGACCCGGCGGGCCGAGGAGGAGTCCGCCGAGGCGCCGAGACCGCAGGATGCCACTCGGGGGATGCCCGAGGAGGAGTGGCTGCGGGTGGCGCCGCCCTGGTATCCCTGGGCGCAGGAGTGGACCAACCGGACTGAGCTTGACCGGAGTTGA
- a CDS encoding AAA family ATPase — protein sequence MNDWRIYRGVGQPHDGVRGLPAPPPWRDFASAQERPESGPEDPSSARRLGVRRRLVENYAPRPAEVDAVNAALYLRRPLLVTGNPGTGKSTLAYAVAHELGLGRVLRWPIVSRSTLQDGLYRYDAIGRLQDVQLERAQGAAGTAAAASGIGSYIRLGPLGTALLPSELPRVLLIDELDKSDIDLPNDLLNTLEEGEFALPELERLADREPAVEVLTHDGERVAVHGGRVACTTFPVIVLTSNGERDFPAPLLRRCVQLELEPPGEDQLTAMVAAHLGEESVVSGRDLITRFLDREPGEVVAADQLLNALFLTQHAPHAERLTRERIADMLMQPLDRTR from the coding sequence GTGAACGACTGGCGGATCTACCGCGGAGTGGGTCAGCCGCACGACGGTGTACGGGGGCTGCCCGCGCCGCCTCCCTGGCGCGACTTCGCGTCGGCGCAGGAGCGTCCGGAGTCCGGCCCGGAGGACCCAAGCAGCGCCCGCCGGCTCGGCGTCCGCCGCCGTCTCGTGGAGAACTACGCGCCCAGGCCCGCCGAGGTCGACGCCGTCAACGCCGCCCTCTATCTGCGCCGCCCCCTCCTCGTCACCGGCAACCCGGGCACCGGCAAGTCCACCCTCGCCTACGCGGTCGCCCATGAGCTGGGCCTGGGCCGGGTGCTGCGCTGGCCGATCGTCAGCCGGAGCACACTGCAGGACGGCCTGTACCGCTACGACGCCATCGGCCGCCTCCAGGACGTCCAGCTCGAGCGGGCCCAGGGAGCCGCCGGGACCGCGGCCGCCGCGTCGGGCATCGGGTCGTACATCCGCCTCGGCCCCCTCGGCACCGCGCTGCTGCCGTCGGAGCTGCCGCGCGTACTGCTCATCGACGAACTCGACAAGAGCGACATCGACCTGCCCAACGACCTGCTGAACACGCTCGAGGAGGGCGAGTTCGCCCTTCCCGAACTGGAGCGGCTGGCGGACCGCGAACCGGCCGTGGAGGTACTCACCCACGACGGGGAACGGGTGGCCGTGCACGGCGGCCGCGTCGCCTGCACCACCTTCCCGGTGATCGTCCTGACCTCCAACGGGGAACGGGACTTCCCGGCCCCGCTGCTCAGGCGCTGTGTCCAGCTCGAACTGGAGCCGCCCGGCGAGGACCAGCTCACCGCCATGGTCGCGGCGCACCTCGGCGAGGAGAGCGTGGTCTCCGGACGCGATCTGATCACCCGCTTCCTGGACCGCGAGCCCGGCGAGGTCGTGGCCGCCGACCAGCTGCTCAACGCCCTCTTCCTCACCCAGCACGCCCCGCACGCGGAACGCCTCACCCGGGAGCGGATCGCGGACATGCTCATGCAGCCGCTCGACCGTACGAGGTGA
- a CDS encoding trypsin-like peptidase domain-containing protein: MSPLEDVVRPSLARIEAPGGGYAPDRDGYWGSGFYIAPGWLLTCAHVVGKGGAAVLRGESAVGVTWQGGTTTGQVILAKPRPQAADAFDDRWKLPDIALVRVRDADDARCVWLSDRAPSVPAPVGLHGWSRQTGDVGIRQSIGQANGRDGSALVITESLPVDGLSGGPVVDLRYGAVIGMNKGRGRDEGAAVPITALRELFDLRDGDVMHTVLREHDLHHFRLLTDAPGDDTWATVQEELPGREASGISPELRVHLYGHLAHLPPPVRSGDVTHLVHEVRSLVSGRKYSSPILFEPRTWREGAGLLHGLRDRNRMTGGSLVDLDAVLLYAAKVAQHCIRHRATEVDRERLRAFAAWITEQAARHAYWAVREVVDALISGLFGAGPLTLAKSRARVRTDVLVKVGDRLYGDLYPWSVQLLYDGRDVTPVDGDDRGVPADQLSETLREPLARALSQGDHGEHLAAVEVFLPRRLFDLPVDDWQLAPDGSDGSDGSDGSDGSDGSDGADGTDDFEDDDFFDERSMPLGRRRTVVIRDLRRATEPPSPEWRTRWNRMVRGPLAHRPLRGEAPADGHTAGGRGEGKWAVFARLLAMEDGSVPVFCGPVGSGDGKVAMAAALMAGHSVVLWRRDGHDHDQCRAFHEQASRLLEHAGRPDGMHAPVRELRIRSADPDTARAQGLEGRIAVMLDPPDRPPYGTEAVQPPPLIAPDS; this comes from the coding sequence ATGAGCCCCCTGGAAGACGTGGTGCGCCCCTCGCTGGCGCGCATCGAGGCGCCGGGCGGCGGGTATGCACCGGACCGTGACGGGTACTGGGGATCGGGCTTCTACATAGCGCCGGGCTGGCTGCTGACCTGCGCTCACGTGGTGGGAAAGGGGGGAGCTGCCGTGTTGCGAGGAGAGAGCGCCGTAGGTGTCACCTGGCAGGGCGGCACCACCACCGGCCAGGTGATCCTCGCCAAGCCCCGGCCCCAGGCGGCGGACGCGTTCGACGACCGCTGGAAGTTACCGGACATCGCGCTCGTCCGGGTCCGGGACGCCGACGACGCGCGGTGCGTGTGGCTGAGCGACCGGGCCCCGAGCGTCCCCGCCCCGGTCGGCCTGCACGGCTGGTCGCGGCAGACCGGCGACGTCGGCATACGGCAGAGCATCGGCCAGGCCAACGGCAGGGACGGCAGCGCGCTGGTCATCACCGAGAGCCTGCCGGTCGACGGGCTGTCCGGTGGGCCCGTGGTCGACCTGCGGTACGGCGCCGTCATCGGGATGAACAAGGGGCGCGGGCGGGACGAGGGGGCCGCCGTGCCGATCACCGCACTGCGCGAGCTGTTCGACCTGCGGGACGGCGACGTCATGCACACGGTGCTGCGCGAGCACGACCTGCATCACTTCCGGCTCCTCACCGATGCGCCCGGGGACGACACCTGGGCCACCGTCCAGGAGGAGCTGCCGGGCCGTGAGGCCTCCGGGATCAGCCCCGAACTGCGCGTCCACCTCTACGGCCACCTCGCGCACCTTCCGCCGCCCGTCCGGTCGGGCGATGTCACGCACCTCGTCCACGAGGTCAGGTCCCTGGTCTCGGGCCGTAAGTACAGCTCGCCGATCCTCTTCGAGCCGCGTACCTGGCGCGAGGGCGCGGGGCTGCTGCACGGCCTGCGCGACCGCAACCGCATGACCGGTGGATCCCTGGTCGACCTCGACGCCGTCCTGCTGTACGCGGCGAAGGTGGCCCAGCACTGCATCCGGCACCGCGCGACCGAGGTGGACCGGGAGCGGCTGCGGGCGTTCGCGGCGTGGATCACCGAGCAGGCGGCCCGGCACGCCTACTGGGCGGTGCGCGAGGTCGTCGACGCCCTCATCTCCGGCCTGTTCGGCGCCGGGCCGCTGACCCTGGCGAAGTCGCGGGCCCGGGTGCGCACCGACGTCCTCGTCAAGGTCGGCGACCGTCTCTACGGCGACCTCTATCCGTGGAGCGTCCAGCTCCTGTACGACGGCCGGGACGTCACCCCCGTCGACGGCGACGACCGCGGTGTACCCGCGGACCAGCTGTCCGAGACCCTGCGGGAGCCGCTGGCCAGGGCCCTGAGCCAGGGCGACCACGGGGAACACCTCGCAGCCGTCGAGGTCTTCCTCCCACGCCGGCTGTTCGACCTGCCGGTCGACGACTGGCAGCTCGCCCCCGACGGCAGCGACGGCAGCGACGGCAGCGACGGCAGCGACGGCAGCGACGGCAGCGACGGAGCCGACGGCACCGACGACTTCGAGGACGACGACTTCTTCGACGAGCGGTCGATGCCGCTCGGCCGGCGCCGGACCGTCGTGATCCGCGACCTCAGACGCGCCACCGAGCCGCCCTCCCCCGAGTGGCGCACGCGCTGGAACCGCATGGTGCGCGGACCGCTCGCCCATCGGCCGCTGCGCGGCGAGGCTCCGGCCGACGGCCACACGGCCGGGGGCCGCGGGGAGGGGAAATGGGCCGTCTTCGCCCGGCTGCTCGCCATGGAGGACGGGAGCGTCCCCGTCTTCTGCGGGCCTGTCGGCAGCGGTGACGGCAAGGTGGCCATGGCGGCCGCGCTCATGGCCGGCCACTCCGTGGTGCTCTGGCGCCGGGACGGTCACGACCACGACCAGTGCCGCGCGTTCCACGAGCAGGCCTCCCGCCTGCTGGAACACGCCGGGCGCCCGGACGGTATGCACGCCCCGGTGCGCGAACTGCGCATCAGGTCCGCCGATCCCGACACGGCCCGGGCTCAAGGACTCGAGGGCAGGATCGCCGTCATGCTGGACCCGCCGGACCGCCCTCCCTACGGAACGGAGGCCGTGCAACCACCTCCTCTCATCGCCCCGGACTCCTGA
- a CDS encoding CU044_2847 family protein, translating to MGGGVERVRLDDGTVVWARIGAADEAALERDGYRDTGAGDQVLGMAGGLAGTVGGVVRSLRAGLDTTAPVEVSVSFGIELSVQAGRIVSAIAGAGGQASLSVSLTWTEPVSEGDGTVPGPRAGGGTATGSSASGAV from the coding sequence GTGGGCGGAGGGGTCGAAAGGGTACGGCTCGACGACGGGACCGTCGTATGGGCCAGAATCGGCGCGGCCGACGAGGCCGCGCTGGAGCGGGACGGCTACCGGGACACGGGCGCGGGGGACCAGGTCCTCGGCATGGCGGGGGGTCTCGCCGGCACGGTCGGCGGCGTCGTGCGCTCCCTGCGCGCCGGGCTGGACACGACGGCACCGGTCGAGGTCTCCGTCAGCTTCGGCATCGAACTGTCGGTGCAGGCGGGCAGGATCGTGAGCGCCATCGCGGGAGCCGGCGGACAGGCCTCCCTCTCGGTGTCCCTGACCTGGACCGAACCTGTGAGCGAAGGTGACGGGACGGTCCCCGGGCCGCGAGCCGGCGGCGGCACGGCGACCGGATCCTCGGCCTCCGGCGCCGTATGA
- a CDS encoding DUF6104 family protein — translation MYFTDRGIEELEKRRGEEEITFEWLAEQLRTFVDLNPDFEVPVERLATWLARLDDEDDE, via the coding sequence ATGTACTTCACCGACCGCGGCATCGAGGAGCTGGAGAAGCGGCGCGGCGAGGAGGAGATCACCTTCGAGTGGCTCGCCGAGCAGCTGCGGACGTTCGTGGACCTGAACCCGGACTTCGAGGTGCCGGTCGAGCGGCTGGCGACCTGGCTCGCGCGGCTGGACGACGAGGACGACGAGTGA
- a CDS encoding DUF4097 domain-containing protein, with translation MSEWSVAEPKKLTFDEPVSELHVRIVNGTVNVVGTEEGSARLEVSRIDGPPLVVTQQDGTLTVAYEDLPWKGFLKWLDRKGWRRSAVVSLAVPTRTRVEVGVVSAAAVVSGIDGHAEVKGVSGDTTLVALSGPVRADTVSGSVEAQALTGDLRFNSVSGDLTVVEGAGSSVKADSVSGSMIVDVDPTSRPTDITLTSVSGEIAIRLPHPADTQVEANTASGTVSNAFEDLRVSGQWGAKRITGRLGAGNGRLKATTVSGSIALLRRPPAEDEPWDVESDDVHPDDMGPATEDRQPKSAAPATEDTQGASPAGPAQGAQSDSGDNSVSGRGEGSKSTPTSTPADGTTDKKVL, from the coding sequence ATGTCCGAGTGGTCCGTCGCAGAGCCGAAGAAGCTCACGTTCGACGAGCCCGTGAGCGAGCTTCACGTACGCATCGTCAACGGAACGGTGAACGTCGTGGGCACGGAAGAGGGTTCCGCCCGTCTGGAGGTCTCCCGGATCGACGGCCCACCCCTGGTGGTGACCCAGCAGGACGGCACGCTCACGGTGGCGTACGAGGACCTGCCCTGGAAGGGCTTCCTCAAGTGGCTCGACCGCAAGGGCTGGCGGCGCAGCGCCGTCGTCTCCCTCGCCGTTCCGACACGCACCCGCGTCGAGGTCGGCGTGGTCAGCGCCGCGGCGGTGGTCTCCGGGATCGACGGCCACGCGGAGGTGAAGGGCGTCTCCGGCGACACGACTCTGGTGGCGCTCAGCGGACCGGTGCGCGCGGACACCGTCTCGGGCAGCGTGGAGGCCCAGGCCCTCACCGGGGACCTGCGGTTCAACTCCGTCTCCGGCGATCTGACCGTGGTCGAGGGCGCGGGTTCCTCCGTGAAGGCCGACTCGGTGAGCGGCTCGATGATCGTCGACGTCGACCCGACGAGCCGCCCCACCGACATCACCCTGACCAGCGTCTCCGGCGAGATCGCCATACGGCTGCCCCACCCGGCGGACACGCAGGTGGAGGCGAACACCGCGAGCGGCACGGTCTCCAACGCCTTCGAGGACCTCCGGGTCAGCGGCCAGTGGGGCGCCAAGCGGATCACCGGCCGACTGGGCGCGGGCAACGGCCGCCTGAAGGCGACGACGGTCTCGGGCTCGATCGCCCTGCTGCGCCGCCCACCGGCGGAGGACGAACCGTGGGACGTGGAGTCGGACGACGTGCACCCGGACGACATGGGCCCGGCGACCGAGGACAGGCAGCCGAAAAGCGCAGCCCCAGCGACCGAGGACACGCAGGGCGCCTCCCCCGCCGGCCCGGCGCAGGGAGCACAGTCCGACTCGGGGGACAATTCCGTTTCCGGCCGGGGCGAGGGCTCGAAGTCGACCCCGACCAGCACCCCGGCCGACGGCACGACCGACAAGAAGGTGCTCTGA
- a CDS encoding helix-turn-helix transcriptional regulator — translation MPPVFAHGRLRLYLLKLLDEAPRHGYEVIRLLEERFQGLYAPSAGTVYPRLAKLEAEGLVTHTTEGGRKVYAITDAGRAELADRSDELADLELEILESVAELAAEIRADVRGAAGDLRREMRAAASEARSGSKTAAGEHGGPFGDFTDYGDKEAWRAAKEEMRRVKQEWKEQARRAKDESRRAREEAQRARHQAKEAQERARAQAQEEVQRIARRVQEQVQDHFARGDWPTGLREGLTELAKEFGEFGKDYGKEFGKDLGFGRTAPGGKSAPEPEYTPSPEDFPAEYEPAWAHEDPTGDPARDLDRLLDRFRDDIRDAARDHGVTTDQLRDARRHLSTAAAHIGAILRAPKA, via the coding sequence ATGCCTCCCGTCTTCGCCCACGGCCGCCTCCGCCTCTACCTGCTGAAGCTGCTGGACGAGGCCCCGCGCCACGGCTACGAGGTGATCCGCCTCCTGGAGGAACGCTTCCAGGGGCTGTACGCGCCGTCGGCGGGCACCGTGTACCCGCGACTGGCCAAGCTGGAGGCCGAGGGCCTGGTCACCCACACCACCGAGGGCGGCCGCAAGGTGTACGCCATCACCGACGCGGGCCGTGCCGAACTGGCCGACCGCAGCGACGAGCTGGCCGACCTGGAACTGGAGATTTTGGAGTCGGTGGCGGAGCTGGCCGCCGAGATCCGGGCCGACGTACGCGGCGCGGCGGGCGACCTGCGGCGCGAGATGCGGGCAGCGGCCTCCGAGGCACGTTCGGGCTCGAAGACCGCCGCAGGCGAACACGGCGGCCCCTTCGGGGACTTCACGGACTACGGCGACAAGGAGGCCTGGCGCGCCGCGAAGGAGGAGATGCGGCGCGTCAAACAGGAGTGGAAGGAGCAGGCGCGGCGGGCCAAGGACGAGAGCCGCAGGGCCCGCGAGGAGGCCCAGCGGGCCCGGCACCAGGCCAAGGAGGCGCAGGAGCGGGCCCGGGCGCAGGCCCAGGAAGAGGTGCAGCGCATCGCGCGGCGGGTCCAGGAGCAGGTGCAGGACCATTTCGCGCGCGGCGACTGGCCCACCGGGCTGCGGGAGGGCCTGACCGAACTGGCCAAGGAGTTCGGCGAGTTCGGGAAGGACTACGGGAAGGAGTTCGGCAAGGACCTCGGGTTCGGCCGGACGGCTCCCGGCGGAAAGTCCGCGCCGGAGCCCGAGTACACGCCGTCCCCCGAGGATTTCCCGGCGGAATACGAGCCGGCCTGGGCCCACGAGGACCCCACCGGCGACCCCGCCCGCGACCTGGACCGCCTCCTCGACCGTTTCCGCGACGACATCCGCGACGCGGCCCGCGATCACGGAGTCACCACCGACCAACTCCGTGACGCCCGCCGCCACCTGTCGACGGCGGCGGCCCACATCGGCGCGATACTGCGCGCACCGAAGGCGTGA